From Coffea arabica cultivar ET-39 chromosome 10e, Coffea Arabica ET-39 HiFi, whole genome shotgun sequence, one genomic window encodes:
- the LOC113712840 gene encoding receptor protein-tyrosine kinase CEPR1: MDHHYILCPLLLILHMFCCCQGTTAANQSQFFTLMRTSLSGNLLSNWDVSKDQNFCNYQGVGCNNQGYVEKIDISGWSLSGQFPEDVCSYLPELRILRLGHNNLHGSFPSSITNCSLLEELEMSSAYLTGSLPDLSPLNSMRSLDLSYNYFQGNFPVSFTNLTNLEMLNFNENEGFNFWQLPENISRLTKLQTVILTTCKLHGRIPASIGSMTSLTDLELSGNYLVGKLPSELGQLKNLKQLELYYNELEGEIPQEFGNLTALVDIDMSVNKFTKVPEALWRLPNLASLQLYNNSLTGEIPAFLGNSTTLTLLSLYENYLTEKVPENLGRFSPLVGVDLSENQLSGELPAYVCDGGKLLYFLFLDNKFSGEIPESYAKCNFLLRFRVNHNQLEGRIPEGLLGLPHVSIIDVSNNHLNGSISKTIEGAKNLSELFMQNNRLSGILPVEISRVINLVKIDLSDNLLSGSLPPEIGNLKQLNLLLLQGNKFNSSIPESLSLLKSLNVLDLSSNLFTGNIPQSLSQLLPNSMNFSNNMLSGPIPPPFVEGSGLLESFSQNPGLCVPNHLNASRRGFPLCSPAYNRRKVKHIWVIGISVGIVIVGIVLFLKRWFHNDRAMMEHEDTLTSSFFSFDVKSFHRVSFDQREIIESMIDKNIVGYGGSGTVYKIELSNGEVVAVKKLWSRKAKDYVSDDQLVLDKELKTEVETLGSIRHKNIVKLYSYFSSLDCSLLVYEYMPNGNLWDALHGEKIILNWPARYQIALGVAQGLAYLHHDLLPPIIHRDIKSTNILLDINYQPKVADFGIAKVLQARGGKDSTTTVIAGTYGYLAPEYAYSSKATTKCDVYSFGVVLMELITGKKPVEADYGENKDIIYWVSTKVETKEGPLEVLDKKISGSFKDEMIKMLRVAIRCTCRNPALRPTMSEVVQLLIEADPCKFGSCKSLNKTKETFNITKPKNISDL, translated from the exons ATGGATCATCACTACATCCTTTGCCCTCTTCTATTGATACTTCACATGTTCTGCTGCTGTCAAGGAACCACAGCTGCTAACCAGTCTCAGTTCTTTACTCTGATGAGGACGTCTCTCTCGGGGAACCTTTTGTCTAATTGGGATGTCAGTAAAGACCAAAATTTTTGTAACTACCAAGGTGTTGGTTGCAATAACCAAGGGTATGTTGAGAAGATTGATATCTCTGGATGGTCACTCTCTGGCCAGTTCCCTGAAGATGTGTGCTCTTATCTGCCTGAGTTAAGGATTCTTCGTCTTGGCCACAACAATCTCCATGGTAGCTTTCCTAGCAGTATCACCAACTGCTCTCTCTTAGAAGAGCTGGAAATGAGCTCTGCCTATCTCACTGGGTCGTTGCCAGACTTGTCACCTTTGAATTCTATGAGGTCACTGGACTTGTCCTACAATTACTTCCAGGGCAACTTTCCTGTGTCATTTACAAATCTCACCAACCTCGAGATGCTGAACTTCAATGAGAATGAAGGCTTCAACTTCTGGCAATTGCCCGAGAACATCTCCAGGCTGACAAAGCTCCAGACAGTGATCTTGACCACATGTAAATTACATGGCAGAATCCCAGCATCAATAGGCAGCATGACATCCCTCACTGATCTTGAGCTGAGTGGAAATTACTTGGTTGGCAAGCTCCCGTCGGAGCTGGGGCAGCTGAAGAATTTGAAACAGCTTGAGCTATACTACAATGAACTTGAGGGTGAAATACCTCAGGAGTTTGGTAATTTGACTGCACTTGTTGATATAGACATGTCTGTCAACAAATTCACCAAGGTTCCAGAAGCTCTATGGCGCCTTCCCAACCTCGCATCCCTGCAGCTTTACAACAACAGTTTAACTGGAGAGATTCCTGCATTCCTCGGAAATTCAACCACTTTGACTTTGTTGTCCCTTTATGAGAATTATTTGACAGAGAAAGTTCCAGAAAATCTGGGAAGATTTTCTCCTCTGGTAGGGGTGGACCTGTCAGAAAATCAGCTGTCTGGAGAACTGCCAGCGTATGTATGCGATGGAGGTAAACTGTTgtactttctttttcttgacaaTAAGTTTTCTGGAGAAATCCCGGAAAGTTATGCAAAGTGTAACTTTCTTCTGCGCTTTCGAGTTAATCACAACCAATTGGAAGGCAGAATTCCTGAAGGGCTTCTAGGCCTTCCACATGTGTCAATCATTGATGTTAGCAATAACCACTTGAATGGCTCAATTtccaaaacaattgaaggtGCAAAAAATTTGTCAGAACTCTTCATGCAGAACAACAGACTTTCAGGCATTCTGCCTGTTGAGATCTCTCGAGTTATCAATCTTGTAAAGATTGATCTCAGCGACAATCTCCTGTCTGGTTCATTGCCTCCTGAAATTGGCAACCTTAAACAGCTCAATTTGTTGCTCCTTCAAGGGAACAAGTTTAATTCTTCCATCCCTGAGTCACTATCTTTACTAAAGTCACTTAATGTTCTCGATTTATCTAGCAATCTGTTTACAGGGAATATCCCACAAAGTCTGTCTCAACTCTTGCCAAATTCCATGAATTTCTCAAATAATATGCTCTCTGGTCCCATACCTCCCCCCTTTGTAGAGGGATCAGGTCTGCTGGAAAGTTTCTCGCAAAATCCAGGCCTTTGTGTGCCCAACCATCTAAATGCATCCCGTAGAGGTTTTCCCCTTTGTTCACCAGCTTACAACAGAAGAAAGGTAAAGCACATTTGGGTGATTGGGATATCTGTAGGAATTGTCATAGTTGGAATTGTCCTGTTTCTAAAGCGATGGTTTCACAACGATAGGGCGATGATGGAGCATGAGGACACCTTgacctcctcttttttttcatttgatgtGAAAAGTTTCCATCGTGTAAGTTTTGATCAACGTGAGATCATTGAATCCATGATTGATAAGAATATAGTTGGTTATGGAGGCTCTGGCACAGTGTATAAAATTGAGTTAAGCAATGGAGAAGTTGTCGCGGTAAAGAAGCTCTGGAGCAGAAAAGCTAAAGATTATGTTTCAGATGATCAACTGGTTCTAGACAAGGAGCTGAAAACTGAGGTGGAGACTCTAGGAAGCATAAGGCACAAGAATATTGTCAAGTTGTACAGCTACTTCTCCAGTTTGGATTGTAGCTTGTTGGTCTATGAATACATGCCAAATGGTAACCTTTGGGATGCACTTCATGGAGAAAAGATCATTCTGAATTGGCCTGCTCGTTATCAGATTGCACTGGGAGTTGCACAGGGTTTGGCCTACTTACACCATGATCTTTTGCCCCCCATAATTCACAGAGACATCAAGTCTACCAATATCTTACTGGATATCAATTACCAACCAAAAGTTGCAGACTTTGGGATAGCAAAGGTTTTGCAGGCAAGAGGAGGGAAAGACTCCACAACCACAGTTATTGCAGGGACTTATGGTTACTTGGCCCCAG AATATGCATATTCTTCCAAGGCAACCACCAAGTGTGATGTCTACAGCTTTGGGGTTGTACTGATGGAACTAATAACCGGGAAGAAGCCAGTGGAGGCAGACTATGGAGAGAACAAGGATATCATCTATTGGGTTTCAACCAAGGTGGAGACTAAAGAAGGACCCCTGGAAGTTTTAGACAAGAAAATTTCAGGTTCTTTCAAGGATGAAATGATTAAGATGCTGCGAGTTGCCATCCGTTGCACATGTAGGAATCCAGCTCTTCGCCCAACAATGAGCGAAGTTGTTCAACTGCTGATTGAAGCTGACCCCTGCAAATTCGGTTCATGCAAGTCCCTCAACAAGACCAAGGAGACCTTCAACATCACCAAGCCAAAGAACATCTCTGACTTGTGA